The genomic interval CGAATCCGGATCTCCAGTTATAACAACACGAATTAAGAAATAACGAAACACAAAAGTTGTTTAGGTTGATTGGGGATTGATTCGTAATTTCAAGTATTCTTCATTGAATGATTGATTTATTTATCATCTTTTGACTGAGAATTAGGTGTAACATCTTTACTTGATCGAGATAAATGCTCCACAAATCTGTTCTCTTAGGATACTCCCTGAGCAGTCCCTCAAACAGGGATCTCCCTCCATCTGGAACTCCACATTTAAACTCGAGAATTGCAGTCTGTGAAATAAATTTTATCTGCTTGTGTCAAGAAAGGCTCAGAAGGGCACGATTTACAACACACTGGATCCCATCAGAGTTTTGTTTCAAAAGAGATTGAATGCGACTTGGCCAGACCTGAAAATgccaaaaataaattataagacAGAACAGCAGCAGGAAGTAAAATGCAAAGACATGGAAAAAGAATGGCTATGTCTGAACCTTGCATGAATGCTTGAACTTCCTAGCCATTTTGTCAAGAAGCTCGCTAGCTAATTTGTGTTGTTCTGTTCTTTGGTACATTCCCAGGAGTGCAAGATGCACCTTTTTGAGATCACAATACTGCAAcgatttttgaaatattttcataacagCATCCTGGAAAGGAAGATTTTGTAGACTAAAAAAATGACGAGGAATTTTGAATGATTCTATTTTCTTCTTTGAAGTAGCGTGAAGACTAGCCCaacaaattcaaaaaaaaaatgaatgataTGCGAAGGAGTTTCTTTTAGTGCCTCAGGAGGATTTCCATACTCGTTTTCCAAGTTGAAATAAGCAACCCAGATATTCAGTTTCTCTGATTCTTCTCGAATATTAATTGTTTTCAGAGCCCTAACATTATGAGATAAAAAGATGGACTAACTTAAAGATGATTTAGCACTTCATGTGAGGATGAGATTAACAAGTTGAGAAGCTCAAAAAAATAAACAGAAGCTAATTAAGTAcggattttaataattatatgtgATGGCTTGCACAgctaaaattgaaagataagtAACTAGATGTTAATAAAGCACCAACATCAGTTTTAGCATCTATACATTGTACAAGTCAACTAGATGTCAATAAAGCATCGTCAGTAGCAACATTCTATACATTAACTTTTCACTGCAGATCAACAATGACAAAAGTAAATTCATATCAGGGTGCATGATGTTTCTCAAACCAAAAACCCTATAAAACTCAAGTTCATTAGAATAAGAAAGAAATACATATTGACCATTTACCTCTCAGCAATGGATCTTGCCTTCTCAACATCTGCCAAAGAGAGCATAAATGCCATATATTTTATCCATATAAAGCTACTATCAGGCAAGCTTCGAACAAGTTTCTCAAATCATCGGTACTCTTTGGGATGTCTTTTTCCAGCAATCTTTCTTCAGCAGCCCTTATTTCTTGTTCCCTGCTCAGATATGTCGAAAAAATTATACTGAAAAGCTACAATGCAACCGACATGATAGTCAAGTTAAAAATCgttaggatttttttttttgttttccacATAAAAATCCAATGAAAATTGCACATCTTCAGAGGAACATCAAAACACAAACTATCCATCAAAAATCATTGCACATCAACCATAAACATTCTGTCATATTTAATGGAGAGGTAAAGGAAACATTAGAGTATTTTTACACACCAAAACTAAAACATGGTTTCAGTGGACACAGGTGTATCTCACATTCATGGCCTCAAACTTTTTAAGTCTCACCGGGCCTCGTTCATGGTCAAAGCGTAAACTTTACTGAATTCCGACACTTTGCCTCGAACTTGGCCTATATGTGTGGTGTAATCTTTTGATGACGGTGAGTAGAAGTGCACACATGTTctatgaagaacctaaagggggggtgaataggttcttttaggccctttagcgtttttaaaacgagtttgcaaaaatttcaagcggaagacttgagggacaatcacaaataaaatgaatgcgtaaagtaagtgcgtaaaataaatgcgtagtaaagtaaatgcgtaaagtaaagagggatagagatgtttatggaagttcgacgaagaatcgtctacgtctccccttctcgatgaggatcgaggtatcactatatcgacttggctttaggagctccaagctagcttttacaaccacgcctcgatgcgtctacttggccttgagggctccaaggatagccacgaactttacaacccactcgagagtattactttaactctttttctacaactcttttgatattacaactcttttaatcaacgcacacaagagatagtagaaagctttgtaagagacaagagagagtggagtgggatgattgaaaatgcatcctcaaaggcctatttatactagtcttggacgccaaggttcggatcttctgtttatgcttcggaacgtccgatgtgattgaaatcaatttccgtaattttgggatgacttcggatcgtccgttcttgacttcgtagggtccgaacatatgcttcggaggaaccgatcaaacttcgttgcttccgaacagttctttcagaccgtctatgcacagcttcggaaggtccgaactccagttcgtaccgtccgaacattcccgcgtttccggagatttgaaatcttcaacacttcgtagcgtccgaaatgtccttcgtagcgtccgaaatcttactcgatcaatcagtcatatcaatttgtctccgcattgaagtgatttgattgcttgtgttcggaacgtccgatcacgtcttcggaacgtccgaactggctcctcgcagcttccgaacagcttccactttgcttctgatcggcaccttttcggaacgtccgaaccaacttcggatcttccgaacgtaactttgttcttaatttcctgcatgcctcaatataaaacattagtacatttttaagccaagttttggtatcatcaaaacaaaaactttgggatatgttacagcattaaaaacattaatctcatcctcgagatttgtatgcgtttaaggcgtaacaatctccccctttttgatgatcacaaaacttggttaaaaattgagaaacaataatcaacataatctaaattattattaaataactcccccttaatcaaataacaagtctaagagattgaattaaggcgaatttatttaataaccatttaaaagtaattttaaccaaataaattctccccctttttgtgataagcaaaaagacataagcataaagagagacaaataaacaggtaaaatatccactaataaatgcaagtcttttatacaatgatgcataaagataaaataaacaaaaataacaaaaacataatctaagaatccgcatcccgcgactctctatgtctcctcatctcagcctcgatggaatcaagacgcgaggaagtctcagtatgatgacgctctaaggtagactccAAAAGGGagaaacgagtgtcgaaacgagtctccaatcgctcgagatactcgaaaatccgatcgtagggtccagagggagcaggcggagtgaagccatgaggaaggtcatccatggtcatcaaaggagtgctaatagggtcgggaacacgctgatgggatgaagagggaatatcaaccgaaggggtaggagtggtacccgtagtagggggaccagcgggaaatcctctcgtctgaacgtgaggaggaaggagaccgaagggaacatgaaagtgttcggtcggacgataggacgcaaagatgcgatccttgtcgatgacccaagaggataagacgggattccaagagagtcccatcttaacaacagtatcatggtcgatagtctcgcgaggagaaatagataaggattcttcatctgtaaagtcaatgcccagatgggctagaatccggttaatgaaccggccaaatggaaaagagacgcgagtagaagaagccgcgtactccatggcgtacataagaaaacggggaaggttaaaaggacactgggagactaaataatagagaatgtacagatcgagatatttgcaagtggagaggtctccactgcgaggaacaatagaagaagtgatgagcttcagaacaagctgaagctgaggaggaaggtccttcgcatgaggacggtcatcggcaggagtaggcggacgaccgaagatggtggtcaaggcagtgactcgatcaaaagtagggtcattctcagtccaagactgagaaaagaactcactcggtccgtctcgaggaagatcgaaccaagtggagaggtcggcggtagaaaaagaaatgaaccgaccctgaacaatggtaacaacacgagtgtcatcaccaccaagaactagggaaaagttcgcatagaactgatgtatgagagaggggtagatgagatcgggtacggaaggtagaaagaagtttccccaacgttgagactcaataagagtaaccaacgtaaagaaatttgcacgaagataatcggtgtgaagggtacgaccaggcagaatgttacgggtttcgaattcaggtggggtaggacgaggattgggtggttgggtaagatcatggtgaaaggcaccgtgacgagggcgaacatttcggccagctacgttacggcgcggaggcatagtgagtagtgagtgttttgtgtggggaaagaaagaaggagtgaatgagcaaataaatcagaggatccgaacgcctatttataggccatgttcggacggtccgaacatgagttcggaaggtccggaatttgaacggaacggttatctggcagtcagttcggacgatccgattcacaatcggacaatccgatcatagaacggaggctacgaagtataaacggagggtccgaagtctgacaatcaggcatgggaaggcgcgaacattaaatgacatcggcagacggttcggacgatccgatgtgtgttcggatggtccgaagagggaatcggaggttctggaacctatggtcaggttcggacgatccgaacacgttcggtggatccgaagtgaaacgaagcatccgaataggagcggtgattccgaagtagccaagatgaggaacacctaaaatttaaaatatttagcacataaatgaatgttgagccataattatggataaatacaattaatttgtattatccgacattataatgctcacattaataatactccccctcaatttaacaaatatgtacgagagtattcgactagtgtttacaactcaatcatgccaagttcaccacgcaaacgagtaaaagtagattcatctagtggttttgtaaaaatatcagcaatttgattcttggtgtcaacatagtgaagttcaacatcattttgctcaatgtgatcacgaatgaaatgatgtcgaatgtcaatatgtttagtacgagaatgttgaactggattctttgttagacatatggtgcttgtattatcacaaaagattggaatttttgaaaaagtaacaccatagtcgagtaattgatacttcatccaaagaatttgtgcacaacaactaccggcagccatatactcggcctcggtcgttgaaagtgcaacacagttttgctttttagaaaaccatgacaccaagcaatttcccaaaaagaaacaagttccactagtgctctttctatccaccttatatcctccaaagtcggcatcacagtaagcttttaaatcgaaaaatgagttcttagaataccataatccgagatttggagtatttgaaagatatttgaaaatgcgttttaaggcgaataagtgtgattcctttggacatgattgaaatcgtgcacacaagcaaacactaaacataatgtcaggtctactagcagtcgcatagagtagggagccaatcatgctacgaaataacttttggtcaacaggtttacctccctcatctttgtcgagtctgactgtcgtgctcataggtgtggatgaggctttggaagactccatcccaaacttttttagcatctccttgatgtacttcccttggttgacaatgtagtgacccgttccagactcacctactaatcaagaactaagcatgcaattaacctaataattactaatcagagataatagcggaaacaactaacaaatgatagttatacaacccaaccgaactctagaacaactcaaaataaggtaaagaatatctggtacaaccatatcgaatcaaatgataccgaaactaaaccaaccggctactcaacgtcctcctcctgctcctccggaaccatccaacctgagacctgccccatgggaatggggtgtccaagaataaacaaaaccgaggacgtgagcgataagaacgcccagtacaaaagtatgagtatacagacctatatgaaatgcacatgctatgatcatgataccggggtagtcaagaaacaggaatcaaaaaaaaggatctcaacaatgctcagtctagaggcgccaagtggatagtgccgcgcggtccaacctctgggtcactgcatccactacaagacagacgtggacctaaaatgtcccggaccaccgaagccctcccgacccgtcggccactgtgtactctcggtgtccatgcgtccacaagacagggctgagcggccccaagatatagcttatctcgaaagagatatagctcaacagcaaaggctatctcgaaggagatacggctcaacatgaaatgcaacgtgcagtaataaacgtgacataatagcatgcatcatatgacatatatcaatgcaccacatactcatgcaacacatatatgaatgtatactcaaccaggatatctcggatagtactttcgtacctctatcacagcaatcctaatccactggaacaaccagacaacaggtctaatccaagcctattcatcaagtgaaaaccatcactaaacttatctaccagacttaactagataatcctgagataaatactgataaaattccaaaccttcgtccgtcgctagcccgctgatgccgctagctcccaactagagcacagctctgctacaagaccagcagctccccgctagtgcccaaatctcggaacacgactagaacctgtcagaaacgactgaaatgctatggaattctctgaattggcgagtcaaaatgaggaaatccgaccactatttataggccatgttcggatcctccgaacaccacttcggaacgtccgaacgctacgtgtccattggctcttgacagctcatgatcggatcctccgatcatacacttcggaccgtccgaacatgcacgtgtccagctgctcttgacacctcatgatcggatccaccgaacctacacttcggaacgtccgaactcccacgtgtcgatcaactcttgacacctaatgatcggatccaccgaactcacttcggaccttccgaactcttcggtgcttccgaaccatcttcggaccttccgatcatgattaatcaccattaatccgttaattacccaattcggcattcgggctactacattctcccccccttaaaagatttcgtcctcgaaatcaggcttagagaatgaacaaaacgaaataacaacatcgctattatatctcaattgttgttgaatacaactgatatctcgattacaattgaaaaacacaaacatatacaaagcacaactcaaaagagctctggatgttctgaacgcatacgactctctaactcccaagtggcttcttcagtgcctctgcgctgccactgtactaagacaagaggaatgatcttattccgcaacaccttgtctttgcgatcgagaatctgaactggtcgctccacgtaagacaaatctgattcaagttgaacttcagagggatgcaagatgtgagactcatctgctacgtatcgtctcaacaaagatacgtggaacacatcatgaataccggacaaatacggaggtaatgctaacctgtaagctaaatctcccacacattctagaatctcaaaaggaccaatgaatctcggagatagcttacccttgagaccaaatctcaaaatcctgcgaaaaggcgaaactcggagaaacactttctcacctggctgaaaataaagaggtcgccgcttggtgttcgcataactagcctgtcgatcctgggcaatcttaatcctcttcttgattactgcaactttatcaatagcctgctggactaactccggtccctcaacatgtcgttcaccaacttcgtcccagaataaaggagtacgacaacgtcgcccatacaacgcctcaaatggtgccataccaatactacgatggtagctgttgttgtacgcgaactcaatcaaaggcaaatgatcctgccaagcgggtccgaaatccataacacaggctcgcaacatatcctcaagcgtacggatagtcctctctgactgaccgtcagtctccggatgataagcagtactcagactcagtgtagtacccaaaactgactggaaactaccccaaaaccgtgaggtaaaacgaggatctctgtcactgacaatactgacaggcactccatgcaaacgtacaatctcctgaatgtacaatcgagccatacgatcgaaagtgaaatcccggttataagacagaaaatgagcagacttggtgagtcgatccaccactacccaaatagcgtcactattcctcgacgataatggcaagtgagtaatgaaatccatcgcgatatgctcccacttccattcaggaataggtagattcaacaataatcctccaggtcgacggtgctctgccttaacctgttgacaaacaagacacttggaaacaaactgataaacactgcgcttcatccctttccaccaaaatcgtgtcctcaagtctttatacatcttattacttcctggatgaatactcaacttacttcgatgagcatgagataagatctcctccctcaaattatcatcttctggtactacaactcgattagacaaacacagaagaccattagactgataatggaaaccgctatctccacccgctaaccgagctaatctctgagtcttgagatcagacatctgagcatctcgaatccgagcgaacaaggctggctcagataaaatggtagcaacacgaatgctctccatacctttccgatgtttgaaattaaatcccaacgaacaacaatcctgaatagtactaatcatagcactggtctgaagtgcagaaactctcactttgcgactaagagcatcagctgtgagatttgcagatcctggatggtacttgatctcgcagtcataatctttcagcaaatccatccaacgacgttgcctcatgttcaactcagcctgagtgaacagatatttcagactcttatgatcagtaaagatttcaaacttaaccccgtacaagtaatgacgccaaatcttcagcgcgaacacaatagctgccaactctagatcatgagtaggatacttctcctcgtgagatttcagctgtctggaagcataagcaatcacatgaccgttttgcgtcaacacacaccctaagccttgagaagaggcatcggtgtaaacactgaaaccatcagatcctgacggtaacgccaaaacaggtgcagaagtcagaagtcgacgaagctctctgaaactatcttcgcactcagatgaccactcaaatggaacatccttccgagtaagttgcgtcaaaggtctagctacctgggagaaattcacgatgaagcgacgataataccctgctagacctagaaaactacggatctcagccaccgtcgtaggtcgtgaccaatttagcactgcctcaatcttgctgggatccacagaaattccttccttggaaatcacatgaccaaggaatactacacgatcaatccagaactcgcacttactcagcttagcatacaattgcttctcgcgaagaatctgcaacacaatcctcaagtgctggacatgctcttccacactatgagaatagatcaagatatcgtcaatgaaaaccaccacaaactgatctagaaaatctcggaagactcggttcatcagattcatgaacaccgctggcgcattcgtcaatccgaatggcataactagaaactcgtaatgcccataacgagtacgaaatgcagtcttggaaatatcatcatctctgactctcatctgatgataacctgatcgcaagtcgatcttggagtaaacagaagtaccctgaagctgatcgaacaagtcatcaatacggggtaatgggtacttgtttttgatcgtcacccgattcagctggcgataatcaatgcacaaccgcatcgatccatccttcttcttgacaaacaagactggagctccccaaggcgaaacactcgggcgaatataacccttatcaagaagatcctgcaattgctgcttcagctctctcatctttgacggagccagacgatagggggcacgagaaatcggtgcagtccctggcattaactcaatgccaaactccacctctctaaccggaggaaaaccaggaatctcttctggaaatacatcaggaaattcacaaaccactggaatatcctctataccaacactacctgtggacgtatcaattgcatagatgaggtagccttccccgcccgcctctaaagcacgacaggctttcagagcagatactactggcatcggaggtcgcgctccctcaccatagaaaaaccaactagagctctcagtcgtacgaaactgaacaagcttctggtaacaatccacagtagctcggtaggtagtcaaaatgtctatacccaaaatacaatcaaaatcttccatctccagaatcataagattcgcagtcaactcgttaccctcaaaatctaaaggacaacccatcactagacgcttggctaaaaccgaatgacccatcggggtagaaacagaaagaatgacgtctagagaaacatacggtaacttatgacgtttaacgaatcgtgcagaaatgaatgaatgagatgctccggtatctataagaacaaaagcaggaataccgcataaacaaaaagtacctgctatgactctctcggtctcgtctgcagcctgatcctggttcaacgcaaaaacttgaccttgggcacgaggtcgaagattcgaactacccactgcctgaccctgcctcctctgctgaacagtcgcctgagatccagaaccagatcctgctccacctcgcaactgaggacaattcttcttaatatgccccatctctccgcactgataacaagctcctgcggctactcggcattgctccgatggatggttcttcccacaatgcgcacaagactccttcttcttaccaaagcggaaaacaccgctagatcgagatctagatccagaagaagacgaaccagatttcttgaacgactgagatcgaggcctcaaagtactcggaggtctagaagaaagaatagccctaccacgctggagactgatctctgcttgacgacaccggttcaccaacccatcgtacgaagtaggattatcacagacagtgactcgatcaaagatctcctgattaaggccctggaggaaatgatcatacttggcctcagaactgccactgatatgaggagcgaagggtaataactcaaagaatttctgctgatactcatcaacagacatactcccctgcttcaggttcaagagctcaatcgtcttggcctggcgaagggctggaggaaagtacagctgcatgaacgctgcacggaaatcggcccaagtcgctctaccctg from Primulina eburnea isolate SZY01 chromosome 17, ASM2296580v1, whole genome shotgun sequence carries:
- the LOC140818189 gene encoding rRNA biogenesis protein RRP5-like; translation: MAFMLSLADVEKARSIAERALKTINIREESEKLNIWVAYFNLENEYGNPPEDAVMKIFQKSLQYCDLKKVHLALLGMYQRTEQHKLASELLDKMARKFKHSCKVWPSRIQSLLKQNSDGIQCVVNRALLSLS